In Candidatus Omnitrophota bacterium, the genomic window TATCTTTTATATATTTGAGATTTATATAAACATGGAATTTGGCCGAGAAGAAAGCCGCTTCAAAGAGTATCGCGGCTGTGGCGGTATCGGTTACGAGATTCCTGTTACCGTATTCCGCCAATCCCCGACACAGCTTGATGCATTTATTCGTTATCTTGCAAACCATAAACGGCACTTCCGCCGCATCCTTATAGAGATCTTCCAGTTTCGCGCCGTCCCCGGCCGCGCCCTTAAGAGCTGTCGAAAGCTTCATATAGGCATCGACATCTTTATCTATCAAGGCCCGAAGCTCCGAATCGAGCTTCGTAGTTTCCAGCAAAATGTCCGCGATCTTGTCTTCGGCGTCTTTATACCCCTCTTTTCCCAGCGTGAAGTTCGCAACCATTGACATCAGACTCGTTCCGGTTGCCGCGGCAAGCGCGGAGGCGCTCCCTCCTCCCGGAGCGGCCCTTTTTGCGGCAAGGTCATCGAGATATTCTTTTAACGGTTTATTTATGTACATATCTTATCCTGCCCTTCCGGTCTATATCGATATTTTCGCCTGCGGGATGCGCCGGAAGGCTCGGCATCGTGAGCATCTTGCCGCAAAGCGCATACAGGAATCCCGCGCCTATCGAAGGCTTCACATCCCTTACGGGTAACACAAAATCTTTCGGCGCGCCCTTCAGCTTAGGATCATGCGAGAGCGACAGGTGCGTCTTCGCCATACATATTGGAAGTTTACCAAATCCGAACTTTTCATATAAAGCGATGCTCTCCGAGGCGGCGGGTTCTAAGTGCACGGACTTCGCCCCGTACACTTTTTTCGCTATCACATCTATCTTATCCTTGATCGAAGAATCAGAAGAATATAAAAATTTGAATTTACTATTTCCCCGGCAAGCCTCCATTACAGCTGTGGCAAGACGTTCGGCGCCCTTGGAGCCGTACCGGTAGCAATCATTGACAACGCAGTCGAACGCACCGTGCGCAAGCGCTTTCTTTCTGACAGCTTCTATCTCTTTATCCGTATCGGTCGCGAAACGGTTTATCGATACTACGCAAGGGACACCGTAGAGTCTGGAATTCTCTATCTGTTTTTCGAGATTTGTGCATCCGGCCTCAACAGCTTCCAAGTTCTCTTTGATTATGCGTTTTTCCAGAGGCTTGCCCGGGATCATCTTATATATACCGGAATGTATTTTGAGCGCTCTCACTGAACATACCAGTACGACAGCGTCGGGCTTGAGGCCGCTCACCCTGCATTTTATATTGGCGAATTTCTCGAGGCCGCAGTCGGCGCCGAATCCCGATTCGGTCACTACGTACTCCGCGAACTTCATAGCTACCCTATCGGCAATGATCGAACTGTTGCCGTGTGTTATGTTGGCAAACGGGCCCGTGTGAATAAGGCAGGGTGTATGTTCAATAGTCTGGACGATGCTCGGCTTTATCGCCTCCCTCAAAAGAAGAGCCATAGACCCGGCCACCTTAAGATCTTCGGCAGTCACGGGCTTCTTATCCTTTGTCAGGCCTATAACGATCCGGGAGAGCCTTTCACGCATATCTTTGATCGAATCGGAAAGCGCGAGGATAGCCATTATCTCGCTCGCCGCAGTTATATCAAATCCCGTATCGCGTTCGACTCCGTTCTGTTCCTCGCCCCCCAAACCTATCCTGACATTGCGAAGCGCGCGGTCATTAACGTCTACTACACGTCTCCAGTATATCTTGTTCTTGTCTATATTTAACGGATTGTCCCGAAAAAGATGATTATCGATAAATGAGGCGCAGAGGTTATGTGCCTGGCCGACAGCGTGGATATCTCCAGTGAGGTGCAGATTTATGTCGTCCATCGGAAGGACCTGGGACCAGCCGCCGCCCACTCCTCCTCCCTTAATCCCAAAGAATGGTCCGAGAGACGGCTGCCTTATGCAGGAAACGGCTTTTTTGCCGAGGCGGTTCAGGGCCATTGAAAGGCCTATTGTGGTGACGGTCTTGCCTTCACCCAGATGCGTGGGAGTTATGCCCGTAATAACCACATATTTGCTTTTTGATTTGCCGGCTCCTTTTAAGGCTTCTAACGATATTTTAGCCTTAAAATCTCCGTAAAGCTCAAGGTCGCCTCTCTTTATGCCAAGAGACGCGGCTATCTGAACAATAGGTTTCAATTTTGCTTTTTGGGCAATCTCGGTATCTGTCATAGCAGGTTTATTTTAATATAAAGGTCAGGTGGGGTCAATACAATTCACCCCGCTGGAAAGCGCTTTTACGGGGCCGAAAGTCCTGCGGTGAATCGGGGAAGCGCCATTAGAAACTAGCGCCTTTTTATGCATTTTAGTGGGATATCCCTTATGCCTTGCGAATCCATACTGCGGAAATGTCCTGTCATATTCGATCATAAGCCGGTCACGCGTGACCTTTGCTACAATGGACGCGGCTGCTATAGAAAGGCTCGAGGAATCTCCTCTGATAATGCATTTTACGGGGCACCCGGCCAAAAGCCGAACCCTACCATCGACGATCACGTAATCGGGAGGTATTGCGAGGTTTGCCATTGCCTCGTTCATCGCCTTTATAGTGGCCTGCAGGATATTTATCTCGTCGATAACCTTCTCGTCCACCACGCCTATCCCTACTATGGCTTTACGTAATATCTCGCGATAGGCTTTTTCGCGCATACGCGCGGAAAGTTTCTTCGAATCGTCTATCCGCTCTTTAAAGCGGAAGTCCTTAAGTATAACGGCCCCGGCAACAACAGGGCCGGCCAAAGGTCCCCGGCCGGCCTCGTCTATACCCGCTATGAGCTTATAGCCTAAGCTATTTAGCCTCTTCTCGTGTGTCAGGAGCCTGTGGTGCGTCTTGCGACTGGGCATGCTCTACCTTCTCTTCGACCTTAGACGCTTTTCCGACTTTACGCTTCAGGTAGTAAAGTTTCGCTCTTTTCACGTCGCCCTTCTTCACGACCTTTATCTTGTCTATCGAAGGCGAATGTAACGGAAATACCATCTCGACTCCCTCGCCGTACGAGATCTTACGCACGGTAAGCGTCTCGGTAAGTCCCGTGCCCGCGCGCGCTATAGCGACACCTTCAAAGGTCTGGATACGCGACTTGCCCTCTTCGACGATCTTAAGCTGCACGTCTACTGTATCGCCGATATCGAATTGCGGAATATCCGCCTTCATAAATTTCGACTCCACGAACTTGATATGATCTTTCACTTTATTGTCCTTTCTTTTTTAATAGATCCGGCCTTCTCTGCCTCGTTCTCTTCACAGCTTCCGTCTTGCGCCACGCCTCTATCTTTTTATGGTCTCCGGATAACAGGACATCCGGAACCTTCATACCGTCAAAATCCGCGGGCCTTGTATATTGCGGATACTCGAGAAGGCCCTTCTCGAACGATTCCGAGACGATCGAATCCTCTCTGCCAAGAACTCCGGGTATCAGTCTCGCCACCGAATCGATCAATGCCATCGCGGGTATCTCTCCGCATGTCAATATATAATCGCCGATCGATATCTCTTCGTCGGCAAGCTCCCTTATCCTCTCATCGAAACCTTCATAATGGCCGCATATAAGAATGAGCTCTTTTTCTTTAGAGATGCTTTTTACCAGTTCCTGATCCAGCTTTTTACCCTGAGGCGTCAATAGTATTACTTTTGCTGTTTTTCTTTTTGCCGCCTTAAGATTGGCCAGGGCAAGGGCGACCGGTTCGACCTTCATCAGCATACCCGCGCCTCCGCCGAACGGCCTGTCATCGGCAGAGCGGTGATTATCGAAGGTCCAATCCCTTAAATCGTGTATCTTGATTTTAAGCGCGCCTTTTCCTTGAGCGCGCTTTAAGATCGATTCGCCAAGAACGCTCTCAAACATCTTAGGGAATAGAGTCAGGATATCTATCTTCACGAAACTCTCCTGCGTCAACAATTACAACTAAACGCTGACTTTAACTCCCTGCTTCTTCAATAGAGTCCTGGCTGCCGGAGAAGGTGTGGCGCCAACGCCGATCCAATACTCGGCGCGCGTTTTATTTACCTTCACCGTAGCCGGATTCGTCTTCGGATCATAGAATCCCAATAGCTCTATCGGCCTTGAGTCTCTTGCCCGATGCTTGTCGATCACGACTATCTTATGAACCGGCTTCTTCAGCGTTCCCGCTCTCTTTAATCTGATCACTACTGACATTATACTTCCTCCTAGTTTATTCAGCCGCATTGTCGGCTAAGTGCCGATATCCCTGATATCGGCCTATTTCTCTTTTTCTCTCCAGACCTTAGCGCCCAATGCCGCCAGTTTCTCTTCGAGTCTTTCGTAACCTCTATCCAGATGATAGATCCTGTGAACTTCCGTCCTGCCTTTGGCGACCAGGCCCGCCAGCACCAGGGCCGCTGAGGCCCTCAGGTCCGATGCCATTACCGGGGCGCCGCTCAAGTGCCTGACGCCTTTTATTATAGCGGTCGCTCCTTCTAAAATTATTTCGGCTCCCATACGATTAAGCTCGCTTATATGTATAAAGCGTTCCGGATATATCTTCTCGGTTATCACGCTTATACCGTCCGTGACGGTCATAAGGCTCATCATCTGCGCCTGCATATCCGTCGGAAAGCCCGGATAAGGCAGCGTGGTTATATCGATCGGCTTTAATTTTTTGACGTACCGCACCCTCAATCCGGACGGGACTTTCTTTACCTCCAAACCCGCTTCCTCTAACTTATCTATAAAGGCTATCATGTGATCGGGCTT contains:
- a CDS encoding cyclodeaminase/cyclohydrolase family protein, with the protein product MYINKPLKEYLDDLAAKRAAPGGGSASALAAATGTSLMSMVANFTLGKEGYKDAEDKIADILLETTKLDSELRALIDKDVDAYMKLSTALKGAAGDGAKLEDLYKDAAEVPFMVCKITNKCIKLCRGLAEYGNRNLVTDTATAAILFEAAFFSAKFHVYINLKYIKDMDYISNIHDLLAALEEEMPGLKEEILEMCEDAISS
- a CDS encoding formate--tetrahydrofolate ligase encodes the protein MTDTEIAQKAKLKPIVQIAASLGIKRGDLELYGDFKAKISLEALKGAGKSKSKYVVITGITPTHLGEGKTVTTIGLSMALNRLGKKAVSCIRQPSLGPFFGIKGGGVGGGWSQVLPMDDINLHLTGDIHAVGQAHNLCASFIDNHLFRDNPLNIDKNKIYWRRVVDVNDRALRNVRIGLGGEEQNGVERDTGFDITAASEIMAILALSDSIKDMRERLSRIVIGLTKDKKPVTAEDLKVAGSMALLLREAIKPSIVQTIEHTPCLIHTGPFANITHGNSSIIADRVAMKFAEYVVTESGFGADCGLEKFANIKCRVSGLKPDAVVLVCSVRALKIHSGIYKMIPGKPLEKRIIKENLEAVEAGCTNLEKQIENSRLYGVPCVVSINRFATDTDKEIEAVRKKALAHGAFDCVVNDCYRYGSKGAERLATAVMEACRGNSKFKFLYSSDSSIKDKIDVIAKKVYGAKSVHLEPAASESIALYEKFGFGKLPICMAKTHLSLSHDPKLKGAPKDFVLPVRDVKPSIGAGFLYALCGKMLTMPSLPAHPAGENIDIDRKGRIRYVHK
- a CDS encoding ribonuclease HII gives rise to the protein MPSRKTHHRLLTHEKRLNSLGYKLIAGIDEAGRGPLAGPVVAGAVILKDFRFKERIDDSKKLSARMREKAYREILRKAIVGIGVVDEKVIDEINILQATIKAMNEAMANLAIPPDYVIVDGRVRLLAGCPVKCIIRGDSSSLSIAAASIVAKVTRDRLMIEYDRTFPQYGFARHKGYPTKMHKKALVSNGASPIHRRTFGPVKALSSGVNCIDPT
- the rplS gene encoding 50S ribosomal protein L19: MKDHIKFVESKFMKADIPQFDIGDTVDVQLKIVEEGKSRIQTFEGVAIARAGTGLTETLTVRKISYGEGVEMVFPLHSPSIDKIKVVKKGDVKRAKLYYLKRKVGKASKVEEKVEHAQSQDAPQAPDTREEAK
- the trmD gene encoding tRNA (guanosine(37)-N1)-methyltransferase TrmD, whose protein sequence is MKIDILTLFPKMFESVLGESILKRAQGKGALKIKIHDLRDWTFDNHRSADDRPFGGGAGMLMKVEPVALALANLKAAKRKTAKVILLTPQGKKLDQELVKSISKEKELILICGHYEGFDERIRELADEEISIGDYILTCGEIPAMALIDSVARLIPGVLGREDSIVSESFEKGLLEYPQYTRPADFDGMKVPDVLLSGDHKKIEAWRKTEAVKRTRQRRPDLLKKKGQ
- the rpsP gene encoding 30S ribosomal protein S16, translating into MSVVIRLKRAGTLKKPVHKIVVIDKHRARDSRPIELLGFYDPKTNPATVKVNKTRAEYWIGVGATPSPAARTLLKKQGVKVSV